In the Pseudoalteromonas tunicata genome, one interval contains:
- a CDS encoding cyclic peptide export ABC transporter, protein MLYRLVLLHKKLLIIATLLSVVSALFGIGIISLVNSEIEHVSDSSSNVIEGLLFFFAALTAFLTFSVISQYMLTKLSVQIMVSIRENMVQRILSTSYEQIEKVGGHRIFATLTKDIEALTATLSAVPHVAYNLSTVLLCFAYMGYQSWQLFLWVGGVLIFAMVVAQLLMNIGIGRFKAVRELDDSLFKNFRALIDGGKELNINFNRKRFFYKDVITPNIEQIKKSTISAHLIFIVLSNWTNLVLFLALGSVVFASQLFLAGIATEVVVSFVLTLVYLIGPMTVLFNTFSVVAEGIVSSQKIENLQLSEDVLFERLDHTLTPSHDWQHLEIKSVAYEYIRDGSDEYKFSIGPINLSVSRGEVIFLIGGNGCGKSTFAKVLCGLYTPTSGEIRLDGKLATADMDRYRCHFSTIFSDFYLFDQVIDAQGMLADDHKIVEYLVKLKLDKKVTVNNGILSTTELSHGQRKRLGLLLSYMEDAPIYIFDEWAADQDPYFRNFFYCELLAQLKALGKTVFVISHDEHYFTFSDRILKFDSGEMEELPRKLPAKAATDLAALV, encoded by the coding sequence ATGTTATACAGGTTAGTTCTATTACATAAGAAACTACTTATTATTGCAACACTGTTGAGTGTTGTTAGTGCGTTATTTGGTATTGGCATCATTTCGTTGGTCAATTCAGAAATTGAGCATGTTAGTGACTCATCATCGAATGTAATTGAAGGGTTATTATTCTTTTTTGCTGCTTTGACTGCGTTTCTTACTTTCAGTGTGATCTCTCAATACATGTTGACCAAGTTGTCGGTACAGATAATGGTCAGTATCAGAGAAAATATGGTGCAACGAATTCTATCTACCAGCTATGAGCAGATTGAGAAAGTGGGAGGGCATCGAATCTTTGCTACCTTAACTAAAGATATCGAAGCACTTACCGCCACATTAAGTGCGGTACCTCATGTAGCCTATAATTTATCCACGGTACTACTCTGTTTTGCTTATATGGGCTATCAGTCTTGGCAGTTATTTTTATGGGTAGGAGGGGTGCTGATCTTTGCTATGGTGGTGGCGCAATTACTGATGAATATTGGTATAGGGCGGTTTAAAGCGGTACGTGAATTAGATGACAGTTTATTTAAAAATTTTCGTGCTTTAATCGATGGCGGCAAAGAGCTTAATATTAATTTCAATCGAAAACGCTTTTTTTATAAAGATGTGATTACACCAAATATTGAACAAATAAAAAAATCGACCATTTCAGCTCACCTAATTTTTATTGTACTGAGTAACTGGACTAATCTCGTTTTATTTCTGGCACTTGGTTCGGTCGTTTTTGCTTCACAGTTATTTTTAGCCGGTATTGCTACTGAAGTGGTGGTGAGCTTTGTACTGACTTTGGTCTATCTGATTGGCCCAATGACGGTATTGTTTAATACCTTTTCGGTGGTCGCTGAAGGGATTGTATCGAGTCAAAAAATTGAGAATTTACAACTTTCTGAGGATGTTCTTTTTGAGCGATTAGACCATACCTTAACGCCTTCACATGATTGGCAGCACCTTGAAATTAAGTCAGTTGCTTATGAATATATCCGAGATGGCAGTGATGAGTATAAATTCTCCATTGGGCCTATTAACTTGAGCGTATCGCGAGGTGAAGTCATTTTCCTCATTGGTGGTAATGGTTGTGGTAAGTCAACTTTTGCCAAAGTATTGTGTGGGCTTTATACGCCTACCAGTGGTGAGATTCGTTTAGATGGTAAGCTAGCGACCGCAGATATGGATAGGTATCGCTGTCATTTTAGTACCATTTTTTCAGATTTTTATTTGTTCGATCAGGTTATTGATGCCCAGGGAATGTTAGCTGATGACCATAAGATTGTTGAGTATCTCGTTAAGCTTAAACTGGATAAAAAAGTGACAGTGAATAATGGCATCCTGTCGACAACAGAATTATCTCATGGCCAACGTAAAAGATTAGGGCTGTTGCTGTCTTACATGGAAGATGCGCCAATATATATTTTTGACGAATGGGCGGCAGATCAAGACCCTTACTTTAGAAACTTCTTCTATTGCGAATTATTAGCGCAGCTTAAAGCACTTGGGAAAACGGTGTTCGTGATCAGTCATGATGAGCACTATTTTACTTTTTCAGATCGCATTTTGAAATTTGATAGTGGTGAGATGGAAGAATTACCTCGAAAGTTGCCAGCCAAAGCAGCTACTGATCTGGCAGCGTTAGTATAG